Proteins from a genomic interval of Clostridium scatologenes:
- a CDS encoding RNA polymerase sigma factor, producing the protein MNKETFIANVLEAESTLYHISKSILTHDQDCEDAVQGAILKAYDKIDTLKKEQYFKTWLIRILINECYDLRRKEYPEVPYEEYFESTKAEDTKDYSELYLAIHNLPERIRITIVLYYVEGYSVEEIKQILEIPVGTVKSRLAKGRKLLKIKLENMEVIYE; encoded by the coding sequence TTGAATAAAGAAACATTTATAGCTAATGTCCTTGAAGCTGAATCTACTTTATATCACATATCTAAATCAATTTTGACTCATGATCAAGATTGTGAGGATGCAGTTCAAGGGGCAATTTTAAAAGCTTATGATAAAATAGATACACTTAAAAAAGAACAATATTTTAAAACATGGTTGATTAGGATACTAATAAATGAATGTTATGATTTAAGACGCAAAGAGTATCCAGAGGTACCTTATGAAGAATACTTTGAATCTACAAAGGCTGAGGATACAAAGGATTATAGTGAATTATATTTGGCCATTCACAATTTACCAGAACGTATTCGTATTACAATTGTTCTTTATTATGTAGAAGGATATTCAGTAGAGGAAATTAAACAGATTTTAGAAATACCCGTAGGAACTGTAAAAAGTAGATTGGCAAAAGGACGAAAATTATTAAAAATAAAGTTGGAGAATATGGAGGTAATTTATGAGTAA
- a CDS encoding pyridoxal phosphate-dependent aminotransferase, which translates to MKFSDRITAMECSPIRKLIPYANKAKERGKKVYHLNIGQPDIATPRQFFDAVKNFNCEILTYSPSNGIPELIDAVIPYYKNYDMEFSKDDILVTNGGSEALLFTLMSLFDKGDDIVIPEPFYANYKSMFQVLEINVVPISTKVEEGFHLPSKAEIEKVITPKTKAILISNPGNPTGTAYTREEINTLASVAKEKSIFIISDEVYREFVYDNLDYASFGTIKDIEDKVIIIDSISKRYSACGARVGLIVSRNKEFMKNAFKLCEVRLSVAELEQIGAAALYKTPQNYLKEVNEEYKNRRDIVFEALSNMKGVVCRKPEGAFYYMVKLPVDNAEKFVIWLLEEFDIDGETLMMAPADGFYETEGRGIDEVRIAYILNESDLLKSMNILKEGLKKYPGRTTK; encoded by the coding sequence ATGAAATTTTCTGACAGAATAACTGCAATGGAGTGCTCTCCAATAAGAAAACTAATACCATATGCTAATAAGGCTAAAGAAAGAGGTAAAAAGGTTTACCATTTAAATATTGGACAACCTGATATAGCTACACCAAGACAATTTTTTGATGCTGTAAAAAACTTCAATTGTGAAATTTTAACTTACTCACCATCTAATGGAATACCTGAATTAATTGATGCTGTAATTCCATATTACAAAAATTATGATATGGAATTTTCAAAGGATGACATATTAGTAACTAATGGTGGAAGTGAAGCTTTACTATTCACACTTATGTCATTATTTGATAAAGGTGATGATATAGTTATTCCTGAACCATTTTATGCAAATTATAAGAGCATGTTTCAAGTACTAGAAATAAATGTAGTTCCTATTAGCACTAAAGTTGAAGAAGGTTTCCACCTTCCTTCAAAAGCTGAAATTGAAAAAGTTATTACTCCTAAAACAAAAGCTATACTAATCTCAAATCCTGGAAATCCAACAGGAACAGCTTACACAAGAGAAGAGATCAATACACTAGCTTCTGTTGCAAAGGAAAAAAGTATATTTATAATATCTGACGAAGTTTACAGAGAGTTTGTATATGATAATTTGGACTATGCAAGCTTTGGAACTATAAAGGATATAGAAGATAAAGTTATAATAATAGACAGTATATCTAAAAGATATAGTGCTTGCGGAGCTAGAGTAGGTTTGATCGTAAGCAGAAACAAAGAGTTTATGAAAAATGCCTTTAAACTTTGTGAAGTAAGATTATCTGTTGCTGAATTAGAACAGATAGGAGCAGCAGCTTTATACAAAACTCCACAAAATTATCTAAAAGAAGTCAATGAGGAATATAAAAATAGAAGAGACATAGTCTTTGAAGCTCTTAGCAATATGAAAGGTGTAGTATGCAGAAAACCTGAAGGAGCTTTCTACTACATGGTAAAACTTCCAGTAGATAATGCAGAAAAATTTGTAATTTGGCTTTTAGAGGAATTTGACATAGATGGAGAAACACTAATGATGGCACCAGCAGATGGCTTCTATGAAACAGAAGGACGTGGAATAGATGAAGTTAGAATAGCCTATATTCTTAATGAATCTGATTTGTTAAAATCCATGAATATTTTAAAAGAAGGATTAAAAAAATATCCAGGAAGAACTACAAAATAA
- a CDS encoding methyl-accepting chemotaxis protein, protein MSLLKNIKVKMKLIVSFLIVACLIGIVGTVGSRSLKKVGENAEKIYNQNLRVVYILTDMKENLAEIKGDMLQLVYVRDSSKIAELEKDIQNQKKENTDYISEFEKMTIDDNEKKVYAEFNSNVNQYTTSRENIINLVDKGNFDEAEKQYQQASKIGNAMFQSLDKLIEINLNDAKAANNNINLIYTASKTAMILISIIGFILAALIGLFIAKDINKQLQLIKLIGEKLANYDLSYEFNSSRKDEFGQTASALIKSQDNIKNLVKTIIENSQNMSASSEELSATAEELSSKVVSINEAVNNITGNMEDSSSGTEEISASIQEVNSSINELSQKAMDGSNSSSSSKERATEVKNSSQKAIEVTHSVFTEKQEKMVKVIENGKVVDNIKLMADTIADIAEQTNLLALNAAIEAARAGEHGKGFAVVSEEVRKLAEQSADAVQNIKETIVDVQSAFKNSIDTGNDILEFINKDVHTQFVKYEQTGNQYYDDADFVSKISEEIAAMSEEVTATVGQVSEAVQNLAVTSQKSSEHAEVIKGSINETTQAVEQVAVTAQSQAELAQKLNEIIQRFKI, encoded by the coding sequence ATGAGTTTATTAAAAAATATAAAAGTAAAAATGAAGCTAATTGTGTCATTTTTAATTGTTGCATGCTTAATTGGGATTGTGGGAACTGTTGGAAGCAGATCATTGAAAAAAGTAGGAGAAAATGCAGAAAAGATCTATAATCAAAATCTTAGAGTTGTCTATATATTAACAGATATGAAAGAAAATTTAGCTGAAATAAAAGGTGATATGCTTCAACTTGTGTATGTAAGGGACTCTTCTAAAATAGCTGAACTAGAGAAGGATATTCAAAATCAAAAAAAAGAAAATACTGATTACATAAGTGAATTTGAAAAAATGACTATAGATGATAATGAAAAGAAAGTATATGCTGAATTTAATAGTAATGTAAATCAATATACAACTTCAAGAGAAAATATTATAAATCTTGTAGATAAGGGAAATTTTGATGAAGCCGAAAAACAATATCAGCAAGCATCAAAAATTGGAAATGCAATGTTTCAAAGTCTGGATAAATTAATAGAAATAAATTTAAATGACGCTAAAGCAGCAAATAATAATATTAATTTAATATATACAGCATCAAAAACAGCTATGATACTAATAAGTATTATTGGATTTATATTGGCAGCTTTAATAGGTTTATTTATAGCAAAAGATATAAATAAACAACTTCAATTGATAAAGTTAATTGGTGAAAAGCTTGCAAACTATGATCTATCCTATGAATTTAATAGTTCAAGAAAAGATGAATTTGGACAAACAGCATCAGCCTTAATTAAATCACAAGATAATATTAAAAATCTTGTTAAAACAATTATTGAAAACTCTCAAAATATGAGTGCATCTTCAGAGGAACTATCAGCAACTGCAGAAGAATTATCATCAAAAGTTGTCAGTATAAATGAAGCTGTAAATAATATTACTGGCAATATGGAAGATTCAAGTTCTGGAACAGAGGAAATAAGTGCATCAATTCAAGAAGTAAATTCAAGTATAAATGAACTTTCACAAAAAGCTATGGATGGAAGCAATAGTTCAAGTTCATCTAAAGAAAGAGCTACTGAAGTCAAGAACAGTAGTCAGAAAGCTATCGAAGTAACTCATTCAGTATTTACAGAAAAACAAGAAAAAATGGTAAAGGTCATTGAAAATGGCAAAGTGGTAGATAATATCAAATTAATGGCAGATACAATAGCAGATATAGCAGAACAAACTAATTTACTTGCACTTAATGCAGCAATAGAAGCAGCAAGAGCAGGAGAACACGGGAAAGGTTTTGCAGTTGTATCTGAAGAAGTTAGAAAACTTGCAGAACAGTCAGCAGATGCAGTGCAAAATATTAAGGAAACTATAGTAGATGTGCAGTCAGCATTTAAAAACAGTATTGATACAGGAAATGATATATTAGAGTTCATTAACAAAGATGTACATACTCAATTTGTTAAATATGAACAAACAGGAAATCAATATTATGATGACGCTGATTTTGTAAGTAAAATATCAGAAGAAATTGCAGCTATGTCAGAGGAAGTTACAGCCACAGTAGGTCAGGTAAGTGAGGCAGTACAAAACTTAGCAGTAACATCACAAAAATCCAGTGAACATGCAGAAGTGATAAAAGGAAGTATAAATGAAACTACCCAAGCCGTAGAACAAGTAGCAGTAACAGCCCAAAGTCAAGCAGAACTTGCCCAAAAATTAAATGAAATAATTCAAAGATTTAAAATTTAA
- a CDS encoding serine hydrolase domain-containing protein yields MNQRKDMCLEKIINSSYSNTAGIVVLKNGETLYENYFNGYTADSTLHVFSVTKSIISILLGVAIEKGYIRSIDQKVLDFFPDYEVKRGEKTIQNVTLKDMLTMTAPYKYKSEPYTEYFTSNNWVNSALDLLGGKGKIGEFRYTPVIGPDIFSGILVKTTGQSVLDFATKYLFSPLGIKSKHNVVFHDKEEQLAWYNDKNVSGWVADPQGINTAGWGLTLNTMDMAKIGQLCLNKGMWNNKQIIPTWWIDESTKEHSRWDKLSYGYLWWVIDDKEHIYAALGDGGNVIYVNTKEKIVVSIAATFMPGAKDRIKFIKEYIEPIFDNCVTLE; encoded by the coding sequence ATGAATCAAAGAAAAGATATGTGCTTAGAAAAAATAATAAACAGCAGCTATAGCAATACTGCAGGCATAGTTGTACTCAAAAATGGTGAAACACTATATGAAAACTATTTTAATGGATATACAGCTGATAGCACCCTTCATGTTTTTTCAGTAACAAAAAGTATTATTTCTATATTGCTTGGTGTTGCCATAGAGAAGGGCTATATTAGAAGTATAGATCAGAAAGTATTGGATTTTTTTCCTGATTATGAAGTTAAAAGAGGAGAAAAAACGATACAGAATGTTACACTTAAGGATATGTTGACTATGACAGCTCCATATAAATATAAGTCAGAACCCTACACAGAATATTTTACAAGCAATAACTGGGTAAATAGTGCACTTGATTTATTAGGAGGAAAGGGAAAGATAGGAGAATTTAGATATACTCCTGTTATAGGACCAGATATTTTCTCTGGTATTCTTGTAAAAACAACTGGACAATCCGTGCTTGATTTTGCAACAAAATACTTATTCTCACCACTTGGTATTAAATCTAAACATAATGTGGTTTTTCATGATAAAGAGGAACAACTTGCATGGTATAATGATAAAAATGTTAGTGGCTGGGTTGCTGATCCACAGGGAATAAATACAGCAGGGTGGGGGCTTACTTTGAACACTATGGATATGGCAAAAATAGGTCAGCTGTGTTTAAATAAAGGAATGTGGAATAATAAACAAATTATACCAACATGGTGGATAGATGAAAGTACAAAGGAACATAGTAGATGGGATAAGCTGTCCTATGGCTATCTATGGTGGGTTATTGATGATAAAGAACATATCTATGCTGCTTTAGGAGATGGAGGAAATGTGATATATGTCAATACAAAGGAAAAAATAGTAGTTTCTATTGCTGCTACTTTTATGCCAGGTGCTAAGGACAGGATAAAATTTATTAAAGAGTATATTGAACCAATATTTGATAATTGTGTAACATTAGAATAG
- a CDS encoding AraC family transcriptional regulator, with translation MSEQKCQEEYIRRIHKVQDYIEHHLGQSLSIEELASTAGFSKYHFSRIFQGMLHEPLAHYVNRIRMENALFLLAHRADKNMTDIAYELGYTDSAVFSRAFKNYYGVSPREYRKEYSKNCKESFLLSEYNKDTAKKEWTDDLFPVKGKITIVNLEEKQVAYVRHTGTYETLAKEYANLMQTLFDYANKQHLLVDGQNWVIAMYHDNPEFGEESQFRTSLCLTVPEGIRIQEDGILGTMKLEGGLYAVGHFQIQQEQYGDAWNYMYQEWIMGSGYVPRNSYPFEVYRNDAHVSGSHIHEVDIYVPIEPILF, from the coding sequence ATGTCAGAACAGAAGTGTCAGGAAGAGTACATACGAAGAATTCATAAAGTGCAGGATTACATTGAGCATCATTTAGGACAGTCCTTGTCCATTGAGGAACTTGCTAGCACTGCTGGCTTTTCAAAATATCATTTCAGCCGGATCTTTCAGGGAATGTTACATGAACCATTAGCTCATTATGTAAATCGTATTCGTATGGAGAATGCACTTTTTTTGCTGGCGCATAGGGCAGATAAAAATATGACAGATATTGCCTATGAACTGGGTTATACGGATTCAGCTGTATTCTCTCGAGCATTTAAGAATTATTATGGTGTAAGTCCAAGAGAGTATCGAAAGGAATATAGCAAGAATTGCAAAGAATCTTTTTTATTGTCTGAGTATAATAAGGACACAGCAAAGAAAGAATGGACAGATGATCTATTTCCTGTGAAAGGTAAGATTACTATAGTAAATTTGGAGGAAAAACAGGTTGCTTATGTGAGACATACAGGCACCTATGAGACATTAGCAAAAGAGTATGCTAATCTGATGCAGACGTTATTTGATTATGCAAATAAACAGCACCTTCTTGTGGATGGTCAGAACTGGGTGATTGCCATGTATCATGACAATCCGGAATTTGGGGAGGAGAGCCAGTTTCGTACCAGTCTGTGTCTGACTGTGCCAGAGGGCATTCGGATTCAGGAAGACGGAATCCTTGGAACCATGAAATTAGAAGGTGGTTTGTATGCGGTGGGACATTTCCAAATTCAGCAGGAACAATATGGTGATGCCTGGAATTACATGTACCAGGAGTGGATCATGGGCAGTGGTTATGTTCCAAGAAACTCCTATCCATTTGAAGTGTATCGCAACGATGCGCATGTAAGTGGGAGTCATATACATGAGGTGGATATATATGTTCCCATTGAACCCATTCTTTTCTAA
- a CDS encoding ribonuclease H family protein has translation MKMLLFKMEIIDAYNNSYKIKISNDIEATLIEFDPFKKELNFILNNNLTDCLKANEYQLRKMLHNKRIDTYYVGFKVKLVLRSNKDVAAFNDRSKIVVLDKRTNNNYSYVIDENKCEEKIYKIFSDACYFENKKYGGFAFIIEDLEGNYKLHTEKVQAIGSSQAELTAVIKAIELLKNIEKIRIVTDSQYVRKGLTEWIPCWKLNNFKTINGEPVKNIENWIFFDNICNGKYIEFQWVKGHSNHFENSLCDMYARDAATNV, from the coding sequence ATGAAAATGCTGCTATTTAAAATGGAAATAATAGATGCTTATAATAATAGTTATAAAATCAAGATAAGTAATGATATAGAAGCTACTTTAATAGAATTTGACCCTTTTAAAAAAGAGTTGAATTTTATTCTCAATAATAATTTAACTGATTGCCTTAAAGCTAACGAATATCAACTTAGAAAAATGCTTCACAATAAGCGTATAGATACTTATTATGTAGGTTTTAAAGTGAAGCTTGTTTTAAGATCAAATAAGGACGTGGCAGCTTTTAATGATAGAAGTAAAATAGTAGTTTTAGATAAGAGAACTAATAATAATTATAGCTACGTTATTGATGAAAATAAATGTGAAGAAAAAATTTATAAAATCTTCTCAGATGCCTGTTATTTTGAAAATAAAAAATATGGTGGTTTTGCTTTTATAATAGAAGACTTGGAAGGAAACTATAAATTACACACAGAAAAGGTTCAAGCAATAGGCAGCAGCCAAGCTGAACTTACAGCAGTTATAAAAGCTATTGAATTATTAAAAAATATAGAAAAAATAAGAATAGTGACTGACAGCCAGTATGTAAGAAAAGGTCTGACTGAGTGGATTCCCTGCTGGAAATTAAATAATTTTAAAACCATCAATGGAGAACCTGTTAAAAACATTGAAAATTGGATTTTCTTTGACAACATCTGCAATGGAAAATATATTGAATTTCAATGGGTAAAAGGCCATTCCAATCACTTTGAAAACTCTCTTTGTGACATGTATGCAAGAGATGCAGCCACAAATGTTTAA
- a CDS encoding cell wall-binding repeat-containing protein yields MKKTLILGLTALIALSSSASAYADNGYNVSRLSGRDRYKTSVNISESFNNGNIQTVILANGENFPDTLSGGLLSKKYNAPILLAGSTPSTSSDALEYIKNHLSKSGTVYVLGGTSSISDNSINYIKQLGYNNVVRLGGKNRFDTSKVILNDIKVQKGTPVILANGFGFADALSASSIAAIKGYPILMTDSKILSAETKDLINDIQPSQLYVIGGTGVISDNVVTQAKDTAKSLSSDNVFRIAGNNRYDTSMNICKYFNLDSDTAVLASGENFPDALSGSALAIKSKAPVILTDGQDISSQKSYMSTKNFKNIILLGGTGSIDVVAEYKLKRASDISQQEKDFTRNLLSYCGNFYDITQSFGTKCSKYAEDIKEISTNSNSSSIEDTENSLNQILGIFNNMTLSLNNYKQTLISMKDEISSMSAPESLNSLKTDLIKNINSQIGDVDKFTGLINNYSNIVSSLNNAVKARDYEKMYAIVDQIKEANNQLSKFNTHDAISNMNKLSKKIITIKGIMNF; encoded by the coding sequence ATGAAAAAAACATTAATTTTAGGTCTAACAGCATTAATTGCGTTAAGTAGCTCTGCATCGGCTTATGCAGATAATGGTTACAACGTTTCCAGATTATCTGGAAGGGACAGATACAAAACTTCTGTTAATATTTCAGAAAGCTTTAATAATGGAAATATACAAACGGTAATATTAGCTAATGGTGAAAACTTTCCAGATACATTGTCTGGTGGATTGCTATCAAAAAAATATAATGCACCTATTCTATTAGCAGGCTCAACTCCTAGCACAAGTTCAGATGCTTTAGAATACATAAAAAATCATTTAAGCAAAAGTGGAACTGTGTACGTTTTAGGAGGTACTTCCTCAATAAGTGATAATTCAATAAATTATATAAAGCAGCTAGGATATAATAATGTAGTAAGATTAGGTGGTAAAAATAGATTTGACACAAGTAAGGTAATTTTAAATGATATAAAAGTTCAAAAGGGAACTCCAGTTATACTTGCCAATGGCTTTGGCTTTGCAGATGCTTTAAGTGCATCAAGTATAGCAGCAATTAAGGGATATCCAATATTGATGACTGATTCGAAGATTTTGTCTGCTGAAACTAAAGATTTAATAAATGATATACAACCTAGCCAATTATATGTAATAGGTGGTACTGGTGTTATTTCTGATAATGTTGTAACACAAGCTAAAGATACAGCAAAATCATTATCCAGTGATAATGTATTTAGAATAGCTGGTAATAATAGATATGATACTTCTATGAATATATGCAAATATTTTAATTTAGATTCTGATACTGCAGTATTAGCTAGTGGCGAAAATTTTCCAGATGCTTTATCCGGCAGCGCGCTAGCAATAAAATCTAAGGCGCCTGTAATACTTACTGATGGACAAGATATATCATCACAAAAATCTTATATGAGTACTAAAAATTTTAAAAATATAATTTTACTTGGTGGCACTGGGTCAATAGATGTGGTTGCAGAATATAAATTAAAAAGAGCAAGCGATATTTCACAACAAGAAAAGGATTTTACAAGAAATCTTTTAAGCTATTGTGGTAATTTTTATGATATTACTCAAAGCTTTGGAACTAAGTGTAGTAAATATGCAGAAGATATTAAAGAAATTTCAACTAACTCAAATTCAAGCAGTATAGAGGATACAGAAAATTCCTTAAATCAAATTTTAGGTATTTTTAATAATATGACTTTAAGTTTAAATAATTATAAACAGACTTTAATTAGTATGAAGGATGAAATTTCAAGTATGAGCGCTCCAGAAAGTTTAAATTCTTTAAAAACTGATTTAATTAAAAACATTAATTCACAAATTGGAGATGTTGATAAGTTTACTGGCCTTATCAATAATTATTCAAATATAGTTAGCTCTCTTAATAATGCTGTAAAGGCAAGAGACTATGAAAAAATGTACGCTATAGTTGATCAAATAAAAGAAGCTAATAACCAGTTATCTAAATTCAATACTCATGATGCAATTTCAAATATGAATAAGTTAAGTAAAAAGATAATTACTATTAAAGGTATTATGAACTTTTAA
- a CDS encoding AI-2E family transporter encodes MISVFLYYILKPLNNIFNKKGISKSISSLLTLIISLIAALLILYFFIRYAILEFNGLSKNIHNLSPNTNTIASQNPINSIVNEIYKSININELIKIANNMMINYTQKFQSSIYKNINDIVDAFSKILLVLLILFFLLKDGFKFRDKFIDLFPEKYKDFLSETLCNVDKALNAYVTGQLMVALSLSIMIYIGYKIIGMPNALIWAFFTFILGFIPFIGFFISMIIPSIIAISKGIYMIIKLSIVFITVQTLKGRVVVPLIMSSTLKIHPLTDIFLVVTAVSYGGPMAAFIIVPLYAMVKVIVLKLYKYRIIK; translated from the coding sequence ATTATTTCAGTATTCCTATACTATATATTAAAGCCCTTAAACAATATATTTAATAAAAAAGGTATTAGTAAGAGTATCTCCTCTTTGCTAACTCTAATTATTAGTTTAATTGCTGCTTTATTAATTTTATATTTTTTTATTAGATATGCCATATTAGAATTTAATGGATTATCTAAAAATATACATAACCTTAGTCCTAATACTAACACTATTGCTAGCCAGAATCCTATAAATTCAATTGTTAATGAAATTTATAAGTCTATTAATATTAATGAATTGATTAAAATAGCTAATAATATGATGATCAATTATACACAAAAGTTTCAAAGCAGCATATATAAAAATATAAATGATATTGTTGATGCATTTTCTAAAATACTATTGGTACTTTTAATTTTGTTTTTTCTTTTAAAGGATGGTTTTAAATTTAGAGACAAATTTATAGATTTGTTTCCTGAAAAATATAAAGATTTTTTATCAGAAACACTTTGTAATGTGGATAAAGCATTAAATGCCTATGTGACAGGCCAGCTAATGGTAGCACTTTCTCTATCTATCATGATATATATAGGTTATAAAATAATAGGTATGCCAAATGCATTAATATGGGCTTTCTTTACTTTTATTTTAGGTTTTATACCTTTTATAGGATTTTTTATATCTATGATAATTCCTTCAATTATAGCTATAAGTAAAGGTATATATATGATAATAAAGCTTAGTATAGTATTCATTACTGTTCAAACATTAAAAGGAAGAGTAGTAGTTCCTCTAATTATGTCATCTACATTAAAAATACATCCTCTTACAGATATATTTTTAGTTGTAACAGCTGTTTCCTATGGAGGTCCTATGGCAGCTTTTATTATTGTTCCACTGTATGCTATGGTAAAAGTTATTGTCTTAAAATTATATAAATATAGAATAATCAAGTGA
- a CDS encoding helix-turn-helix domain-containing protein, with protein sequence MTPMNNEEYLLKLQFSDELKELEAAKKASGLNFEQLAEKIGVNKVWLASAFKGQQWVPEEYCIKIAKTLGISSEKTVFLNNHPYKGNTDPILYRLHEVLDTYGPAIKDIIHEQGGNAIMSAIDFGLDVDVIEDAEGNHRVIIKFDGKLLPYAKKGKYPW encoded by the coding sequence ATGACGCCAATGAATAATGAAGAATATCTATTAAAATTACAGTTTTCTGATGAATTAAAAGAATTAGAAGCTGCAAAAAAGGCATCTGGTCTAAATTTTGAACAACTTGCTGAAAAAATTGGAGTAAACAAGGTGTGGCTTGCATCTGCATTTAAGGGTCAGCAGTGGGTTCCTGAAGAATATTGTATAAAAATTGCAAAGACTCTTGGTATTAGTTCTGAAAAAACCGTTTTTTTAAACAATCATCCATACAAAGGAAACACTGATCCAATATTATATAGACTTCACGAGGTGCTTGATACTTATGGGCCTGCTATTAAAGATATTATACATGAACAAGGTGGAAATGCTATTATGAGTGCTATAGATTTTGGTCTTGATGTTGATGTTATTGAAGATGCAGAAGGTAATCACAGAGTAATTATAAAGTTTGATGGAAAATTACTACCTTATGCAAAAAAAGGCAAATATCCATGGTAA
- a CDS encoding thiamine pyrophosphate-dependent enzyme codes for MSYNFKEEMNKPERLTGGHRMCAGCGAPIAVRGVLRALKPEDHAIIGSATGCLEVSTNLYPYTAWKDSFIHSAFENAGATIGGVEAAYNALKRKGRVKEKHKFIAFGGDGGTYDIGFQSLSGAMERGHDMVYVCYDNGAYMNTGIQRSSATPKYADTTTTPLGKESSGKNQFRKDLTQVMAAHEIPYVAQTTFIGNLKDLHEKAEKAIYTKGPAFLNVMAPCPRGWRYKTEDIMEICKLAVETCYWPLFEVINGEWKLSYKPKKKLPIEEFLKPQGRFKHLFKKGNEHMIAEIQANVDKKWNELLIRCGEKVE; via the coding sequence ATGAGTTATAATTTTAAAGAAGAAATGAATAAACCAGAAAGATTAACTGGTGGTCATAGAATGTGTGCTGGATGCGGTGCTCCTATTGCTGTAAGAGGAGTACTTAGAGCACTTAAACCAGAAGATCATGCAATTATTGGAAGTGCAACAGGTTGTCTTGAGGTTTCAACTAATTTATACCCTTATACAGCATGGAAGGATTCCTTTATACATAGTGCCTTTGAAAACGCAGGTGCAACTATAGGCGGTGTAGAGGCGGCATATAATGCATTAAAAAGAAAAGGAAGAGTTAAAGAAAAACATAAATTTATCGCTTTTGGTGGGGATGGTGGTACTTATGATATAGGTTTCCAATCTCTTTCTGGAGCTATGGAAAGAGGTCATGACATGGTTTATGTTTGTTATGACAACGGAGCATATATGAATACTGGTATTCAGAGATCCTCTGCTACACCAAAATATGCTGATACTACAACAACACCATTAGGTAAAGAAAGTTCAGGAAAGAATCAGTTTAGAAAAGACTTAACACAAGTTATGGCAGCTCACGAAATTCCTTATGTGGCTCAAACAACTTTTATAGGGAACTTAAAAGACCTTCATGAAAAAGCTGAGAAAGCTATCTATACAAAAGGTCCAGCATTTCTTAATGTAATGGCTCCATGTCCTCGTGGATGGAGATATAAAACAGAAGATATTATGGAAATCTGTAAATTAGCTGTTGAAACTTGCTATTGGCCTTTATTTGAGGTTATCAATGGTGAATGGAAGCTTTCTTATAAGCCAAAGAAAAAACTTCCAATTGAAGAATTCTTAAAACCACAGGGAAGATTTAAACATTTGTTCAAAAAAGGCAATGAGCATATGATTGCCGAGATACAAGCAAATGTTGATAAAAAGTGGAATGAATTATTGATTAGATGTGGAGAAAAAGTAGAATAA